GCCGCGACGTCGCCGGCGAGTGCGTCGCCGAGGACGAGCCCGCAGATCATGGTGTTGACGCGCAGACCCTGTGGGCCGTAGTCGGTGGCCATCTGGCGGGTGAGAGCGCCCATTGCGCCCTTGCAGACCGAGTAGGCGGGCAGCGACGCGATGCCCGCGACCGCCGCGAGCGAGGAGATGTTGACGATGGACCCGCCGGGGGATTTGAGAAGTTGCGGGATGGCGTACTTGCAGGCCCAGAACAGCCCGTAGATCCCGACCTGGATGATCCGTCCGAACCCGTCGGTGTCCATGTCGGCGATCGGCCGTTCGCTGGATCCGACCTGGTCCATGGCCATGGCGTTGTTCACCAGGGAGTCGAGTCGGCCGGTGGGCGCGGCGGCCGCCGCGATCAGCTCCCGCACACTCGCTTCATCGGTGACGTCCGCCTGGATGAACCGTGCCTGACCACCTTTGTCGGTGATCTGTTGTTCGATCTGCCGACCCTGGGTTTCACTGCGCCCGGTGAGCACCACGCTGGCTCCCTCGGCGGCAAACCGCTCCGCCATGGCCGCTCCGAAACCTTTCGTGGAGCCGGTGACCAGCACGGACTTACCGTGTAGACGCCCGGTACCTCCGTCGGCGGGCTGGGTTTGCATGCCGGAGCCTTTCAGTTTCCCACGCGAACCCGGCCGGCCGTCCTCAGCGGATGACGACAGGCGGCCGGGTTCGGTGGTGTGCGAGGTGGTCGTGCCGCTGGTCAGGCCTGCCGGCGCAGGATTCCCTGCTCGATGATCCCGAAGCCCACGTCGCCGTCGCTGGTGCGGACCTCGACGAGATCGTCGTACGAGGTGAACGCCACCGGCCCGGTCGGATCGTTGAGCGGGCAGTTGATGCGGGCCTCGGGCTTACCCAGGCTCAGACTCAGGGGTGACCCGTTGTCCAGCACGAGGTCGAGTTCGGCGATGTTGCCCCACGGGTCGCGCCGGCGGACCGTGGCGTCGGCGACGCTCTCGTTCCGGGACCCGACCAGCTGCCCGTGCGCCGGGATATCCCCATCCAGCGTCTGGAACTTCATGGTGGCCAGATCGAAGTCGTCGAAGAGGAAGAACCCGGCGTAGTACTCGGTCCAGGACGAGATCTCCTGACGGAATCCCCACGTGCGGTCGCGGACCACTCCGCCGGAGAGCTGGAGGGTGGTCGATCCCATCGTGACGGTCCCGGTGAGGGTGCCGGCCTGCTCGAAATGCTGCAGCGGCTCGTTCGGCCGCAGCCCGGGCAGCGCTCCGGACGGCGAGTAGTCGATCGCCTCCCGAAGTGGGCTGAGATCCAGGTGCAGCTCGAAGTCGTCCGACTTCGCCTCGAGATGTCCACCCAGGTCGAACGAGATGTGCTCGGACTCGAACGTCATCGGGTTCAGCCGTTCCCAGATCTCCGCCGGGCGTTTGTCGACCACGACCGAGCATCTGGCCCACATGCCCGCATCGGTGCGCCCACCCTGCAGGTGGGTGGTGCCGTAGAAGCCGCGCTCGCGGTCGTACAGGGTGAGGAAGAGGTTCTCCCGCCACGGCGGGTCGTCCGGTGAGAAGACGCGGTCGGTGTGCATGGGCTCGGCCAGCGGCCCCCACGGGCCTCGGGAGTCGGACATTTCTCGTCCTTCCTGGAGTCGATCATTGGTGAACCTTGATGGGACGGTCAGGAAGAGCTGGCGGCACGTTCGAGCACCGTCACGATGCCGGTGGTGCCGTCGACCCGGCAGCGGTCGCCGGTCCGGATGCTGCGGGTCCCGGTGATCGTGTTCACGACACAGGGCACCGCGAGCTCGCGCGCCACGATGGCGGCGTGGGACAGCGCCCCGCCGATGTCCACCACCAGGGCGGCGGAGATGAACATGATCGACGACCAGCTGGGGTCCGTGGCGGCAGCGACCAAGATCTCGCCGGGCTCGACATAGTCGAAGTCTGGGTCGGTCACCACCCGCGCGAATCCCTCGACCACACCCGGACTGACCCCGACACCGTTGACCGAGTCCGCTGCCCGCGACTCCGCCGTCGCGACGATGGGTACCGGGTCGCCCTGCCAGTGCGTGGGCAGTTCGATCGAGCGGTAGTAGGCGTAGCGCTCGCGGCGACGCTCGATCAGGCCGCGGATGTCGTCGGGGCGGCGGCCCGCGATCTCACTCTCGGTCAGGAAGAACACGTCGTCGCCGGTGGCGATCGTCCCGTCCGACGCCAGGAGGTCACCGACCCGCCGGGCAGCTGCCCGGATCGTGTCCGAGGCCTGCAGGAACGACTCCTTGGCCATGCCCCGGAGCGGGATCACGGTGCTGGCGGTGTGCAGCACCCGGCGGGCCAG
Above is a genomic segment from Mycobacteriales bacterium containing:
- a CDS encoding SDR family oxidoreductase, with protein sequence MAERFAAEGASVVLTGRSETQGRQIEQQITDKGGQARFIQADVTDEASVRELIAAAAAPTGRLDSLVNNAMAMDQVGSSERPIADMDTDGFGRIIQVGIYGLFWACKYAIPQLLKSPGGSIVNISSLAAVAGIASLPAYSVCKGAMGALTRQMATDYGPQGLRVNTMICGLVLGDALAGDVAA